The segment CTGCCTGGGCGCAGGGCTGCTCGCCTGGGATCTGACATCTATGGAGGTGACCGCCTGATGGCGGAGACAAGCGTGCTGACCGGCGCCAGCGTGGTTCTGCCGGCCGGCATCGTCGAGGGCGGCCGCATCACGGTCGCGGGCGCGACCATCGCCGCGAACGACCCCGTACAGGCCTCCACCCTCGACCTCCCCGGGCACTGGATCCTCCCGGGCTTCGTCGACATCCACGTGCACGGCGGCGGTGGCGCGTCCTTCTCCTCCGTCCGTACGCAGGACATCCTCACCGTCATCGACACCCACCGGCGCCACGGCACCACCACCATGCTCGCCTCCACCGTCACCGGCGACCTCGACGACCTCGCCCGCCAGGCCGCCTTCCTGTCCGAGCTGGCCGAACAGGGCGACCTCGCCGGCGTCCACTTCGAGGGCCCCTTCATCTCCCCCCACCGCTGCGGCGCCCACAAGCCCTCCCTCCTGCGCGACCCCGACCCCGCCGACGTGCGCAAGCTCCTCGACGCCTCCCGTGGCGCCGCGCGCATGGTCACCCTCGCCCCCGAACTCCCCGGCGGCCTGGACTCCGTACGCCTCCTCGCCGAGCAGGGCGTCATCGCCGCCGTCGGCCACACCGACGCCGCCTACGAGGCCACCCTGCGGGCCATCGACGCCGGCGCCACCGTCGCCACCCACCTCTTCAACGCGATGCCGCCCCTCCACCACCGCGACCCCGGCCCCATCGCCGCCCTCCTGGAGGACGAGCGCGTCACCGTCGAGCTCGTCAACGACGGCGTCCACCTGCACCCCTCCATCCTGGAGCTCGCCTTCCACCGCGCCGGCGCCGACCGCGTCGCCTTCATCACCGACGCCATGGACGCCGCCGGCTTCGGCGACGGCAACTACCTGCTGGGCCCCATGGCCGTCGAAGTCACCGACGGCGTCGCCCGGTTGGTGGACGGCGGCTCCATCGCCGGTTCCACCCTCACCCTCGACACCGCCTTCAAGCGGGCCGTCACCATCGACCACCTCCCCGTCCCGGACGCCGTGCTGGCACTCTCCGCCAACCCGGCCCGCCTGCTCGGCGCCTACGACCGCATCGGCTCCCTTGAGCCGGGCAAGGACGCGGACCTGGTGGTGCTGGACGCGCAGTTCGACCTGGTGGGCGTCATGCGCAAGGGGCGTTGGGTGGTCGAGCCACCCGCGATGCCGTGACATGCCGCTGCCCCGCGTCCAGGGGACGCGGGGCAGCGGGTGGTTCTTGAGCGCGGGGGCTGCTACCAGCCGTCGGGCTCGGCCTTGTTCTCCGTGAGTGCCACCTGGTCCAGGTTGAAGTGGCAGGAGTCGCCGGAGCCGCACGTGAGGGCGATGGTGTTGCTGCCCGCCGTCAGGTTCACGGTTTGGTAGGACTTGTACCAGGCGGTCCAGTCGCCTTCCTTGCCGTAGTTCTTCAGGCTCATCTTGTAGCTGATGGCCTTGCCGTTGACGACGGTCGTGACGCCCGCGTCGTCCTTCTCGGCGTTGGCGTAGCGGACGTACAGCCTGAACTCGCCCGCCTTCGGCATGTCCACGGTCCAGGTCGTGGTCGCGCCCTGCGTCGAGTTGTACGCCACGTACTGGCCTCCGCTGGCCAGCGCGTCGGCGTACTGGGAGCTCTTCGTCGCGCCGCCCGACAGGGTCTGGGCCGCCGCGTCCACCGGGCCGAGCCCGGTGGTGGCGCTGGCCGACGAGGACGCCGACGGATCGCTTGAGCTGTCGCTGCCGCCGCTCGTGCCCGCTGACGCGGACGGGGTCGCGCTCGCGCCGGCGTCGGCGTCGCTGTCGCCGTTGGCCATGGCTACGCCGATGCCGATGGAGACGGCGGCGACGACCGCTATCGCGCCGATGAGCAGGCCCTTGCTGTTGGGGCCGCCGCCGTGGCCGCGGCTGCCTCCGCCGCCGTGGCCGCCGCTGCGGTGGCCCTGCTGCTGGTCCGGGTCGTAGGGCAGCTGCTGGGTGGCGTACTGCGAGGGCGCCTGGGGCGGCTGCTGGGGCGGGTAGCCGTAGCCGGACTGGGGGGCCTGCTGCGGCGGCTGCCCGTACTGCTGGGGCTGCTGAGGGGCAGGGCGGCGGTCGCCGACCGCGCGCACCTGGTTGTACATGCGGGGCTGCTGGGCGTTGGGGGTGGTGGCAGCTGTCTGCCCCGGATCGGCGCCCTCCTGGCGGTACAGATACGCGAAGGGGTCGTCGTTCCCGGGGTCGGGCGTGCCGTTGTTGCCGGCCGTCATCCGCTGATCACCTTCCACTGCATTTGGCCTGTACTGCAGCACCTATCAGTGCCGGGGTCCCCTGTATAGGGAAGCAGCCGCTCAGATGGTCAATGTTCATGATCGATAAACCCACGGCGGCCCATAGCAGCCTACCCGGAATCCTTGGGCCTACGGTGGGCCCGTGAGTGACATCGACGACTGGACCGGCTGGCAGCATGCCACTGAGCAGGCCCTTTACGGCCCCGAAGGCTTCTTCCTTCGGCCTGAAGGCCCCGCCGGGCATTTCCGGACCTCCGTGCACGCCTCCCCGCACTTCGCCACCGCCGTCGCAACGCTGCTCGCGCAGGTCGACGAAAGCCTCGGACACCCCGCCGAGCTGGCCTTCGCCGATGTCGGCGCAGGTCGGGGCGAGTTGACGGCGGGCGTACTGGCCGCCGTTCCGGCGGAGCTGGCGGCGCGGCTGCGGCCGTACGCGGTGGAGAAGGCGGCCCCTCCGGCGGGACTCGACACGCGCATCACGTGGACCGACCGGCTGCCGCACGGCATGCGCGGGCTGCTTTTCGCCAACGAATGGCTCGACAACGTCCCCCTCGATGTCGCCGAGGCCGACGCGGAAGGTGTCCCGCGTCACGTCCTCGTGCGCCCCCGTGACGGCGCCGAACGCCTCGCGGACCCCGTCGGCGGCGAGGACGCCGCCTGGCTGGAGCGCTGGTGGCCCATCGCCGGCGCCCCCGGCGCCCGCGCCGAGCTCGGCCGCCCCCGCGACGCCGCCTGGGCGGCCGCTGCCGGCTCCCTGGACGCCGGACTGGCCGTCGCCGTCGACTACGCCCACGAACGGCCCTCCCGGCCGCCCTACGGCACCCTCACGGGCTTCCGGGACGGCCGGGAGGTCCCGCCCGTCCCGGACGGCTCCTGCGACATCACGGCCCATGTCGCGCTCGACGCCTGCGCGGTGGCCGCCGGGGGCGGCACCCTGGCCACTCAGCGCGAGGCCCTGCGGGGCCTGGGCGTCACCGGCGCCCGCCCGCCGCTCGCCCTGGCGTCCAGCGATCCGGCGGCCTACGTACGGGCGTTGGCGGCGGCCTCGGGCGCCGCCGAGCTGACGGACCCGGCGGGGCTGGGGGCGTTCATGTGGCTGAGCTGTCCACGTCCGCTTGATCCGCCAGCCCCGCCGGCAGCGCCCCCGTATGGACGCACCCGAGGCGCTGCGTCGCCCGGGTGAGGGCCACATACAGATCGCTCGGCCCGAACTCCCCGGGCTCGGCCACGATCACGGTGTCGAATTCGAGCCCCTTGGCCTGCCTCGGACCGAGCAGCACGACCGGGTTCGTCAGATCCGGCCGGGGCCCGGCCGAGGCGCCGGGCAGCGCCCGCGCAAGCGCGGCGAGACGGGCCGGGGGCGCGATGACCGCGAGCCGGCCACCGGCTGCCGCCGCCCCGGCCACCGCCGCCGCGACCCCGCGCGGCAGGTCGTCCGTCCGCCGCACCCACGGCCGCTCCGCCGTCGACCGGATCGACCGGGGCGGCTCGAAGTCCTCGAAGGCGGGATCCGAGGCCCGCAGCACCCGCGCCGCCAGCTCCATGACCGCCGCCGGGGTGCGGTAGTTGACGCCGAGCCGCACATGATCCCAGCGGTCCCCCACATACGGCTCCAGAGCCGCCGCCCAGGCCCCGACCCCGCCCGGCTCGGCCGTCTGCGCCGGGTCGCCCACCAGCGTCATCGAACGGGTCGGGCAACGCCGCATCAGCAGCCGCCACGCCATCGCCGACAGCTCCTGCGCCTCGTCCACCACGATGTGCCCGAAAGCCCACGTCCGGTCATCCGCCGCCCGCTGCGCCGCCGTTCGGTGGTCGGCCTCCTCCTGCCGGTCCGCCAGCCCCTCGGCGTCGATGAGGTCATGCGCGGCCAGCACCTCCGAGTCCTCCTCGTCCAGGTCCTCGAAGTCGTGCGTACGGGATCCGTAGGACAGGTCCAGCACGCCCTGCGCAAAGGCGATCTCCTGCTGCCGCCGGCCCTCCGCCGCCGCGCGCGCGGCGGAGTCGTCCGCCCCGAGCAGCTCGGCCGCCTCGTCCAGCAGCGGCACGTCCGCCGCCGTCCACTCGCCGTCGACCCGCCGGATCGACTCGCAGTCGGTGTCGGCCAGGAACCCCGCCACCAGCTCCTCGGGCGTCAGCACCGGCCACAGCGCGTCGACCGCCTCCCGCACCTCCTCGCTCGCCGCGATCGCCGTCCCCAGCAGCGCCACGTCGTCCGCGCCCAGCAGATTCGGCCCGCCGTACGGATCGTGGCCGAGCCGGTCGGCGAGCTGCGCGGTGAGCGCGTCCAGCACCTGGAACGCGAAGTGCGGCTTGGCCAGGTTGTGCGGCAGCAGCGTGTCCCGGGCCGCCTGCCGGGCCTTCTCCGCGATCTCCGAGTCCAGCACCAGCTCCCCGTCCTCGTGGTCGATCACCCACGCCGGATCCGGCACCGTCTGCTGCTCCCGTAGGTACGCCGCCAGCGCCTCCGCCATCTCCGCGCCGCCCTTCACCCGCGCCGCCTCCGCCGTGTCCGTCCCCGTCGCCGTCACCCCCGGGTACAGCTCGCCCGGCGTCAGCATCAGCACCCCGGTCTCCCCGAGCGACGGCAGCACCTCCCCGATGTACCCCATGAACGCCGGATTCGGCCCCACGACCAGCACCGCCCGCCTGGCCAGCAACTCCCGCTGCGCGTACAGCAGATACGCCGCCCTGTGCAGCGCCACCACCGTCTTCCCCGTCCCCGGCCCGCCCTCGACCACCAGCACCCCCGGATGCGGCGCCCGGATGATCCGGTCCTGCTCCGCCTGGATCGTCTGCACGATGTCCCGCATCCGCCCCGTCCGCGCCGCCCCCAGCGACGCGAACAGCACCTCGTCCGCGTCCGCGCTCTCGTACCCGGTGCGCACGGTGTCGGTCAGATCCAGGATCTCGTCATGCAGCGCGGTGACTTTGCGCCCCTGTGTGGCGATGTGCCGCCTCCGGCGCAGCCCCATCGGCGTATGCCCCGTCGCCAGATAAAACGGCCGCGCCATTTCCGCCCGCCAGTCCACCACCAACGGCGTACGGTCCTCGTCGTCCGCCCGCATTCCGATTCGCCCGATGTGATGGTCCTGACCGTCCCGGAATACCAGCCTCCCGAAGCACAGCCCGTTCTCCCCCGCATCGAACGCCGCCACCAGCCCCGCCATCTCGGCCACCATCACATCCCGCTCCAACCGCGCCTGCAGCCCGCTCACCCCTTGCCCCAGCGCCTGCCGGCACGCCACCTCCGCCCGCTCCCGCAGGTCGGCGAGGCGGGCGTGGAGCAGGTAGACGAATTCCTGCTCGCCGCGTAGTTCGTCGTCGTTGATCGAAGATTTCGACTGGGTTGACAATTCGGCTCCCGTGGCGGTACAGTGACTTTAGTCGAGCTTTTGCATGTCTGTTTGTGATTCAGGCATGGATAACCAATATGCGCATACGAATACCCCGGCCGTCAATACGAACCGGGGTATTTCTCTGTCGGGACATACCTTGATTCACGCGTTCAGCAGTGCCATCCCGATGGGGCTGATCACGTGGAGCATCGTGTTGCGGTGCCGTCGTGCGGTGATGAGGCCCGCGCCGCGTAGTACTCCGGCGTGCTCACTGGCGCTGGCCGGACTGATGCCCGCTGTGGATGCGAGTTCCGTCGTCGTGCAGCCGGGCCGTTCAGCGATCGTGTGCAGGACGGCGGCCCTGGTGCGGCCCAGCAGCTTCACCAGCGACGTACGGCCGCCGTTGACTGCGGTCGCGCCCAACAGGCGGGCGGGATCGTGATGGGCGGGGTAGGCGAGGACCGGCTGCGGCGCGGCGTCCACATCGATGATCGAAGCGGTGACCAGGAACGGCGAAGGCGCCAGCAGCAACCCGCGTCCGTGGAGGTGGACGTCCGCATCCGTTCCGGACATCATGTCGATCTCCAGCACCGGCGGCCGCCACCGTATCCGGGGCGGGAAGAGCCCTGACAGCAGCCGCTCCACGCCCCCATGCAGAAGATCTTTGGAACGGGCGGCCCGGTCCGCGTCCGCAATTCGCGTTATGTCTGTCCAGTAGGGCAGCAACGCCCTCTCGTACACCTCACCCAGGAGCCCGGCCAGGCGCACCGGCGCCTTCCTGTCGCTCAGCAGTAGCCGCGTCGCCGCCGACGCCTGTGCGGCGGGCAATGCCTCGAACTGCCGCCGCAGCTCCCCGGCCGGCGTCGAACGCACCTGGTCCAGCAGCACGTTCACGTTCCCGCCGACCGGCGGCGACAGAATGTCGGGGATAACCCCCCGCTGCGGCATGACCTGGAACAGCCCCCGCACCTGCGGCGGCAGCCCCGGCAGCACCTGGCGCCGCCATGCCCCGAGCCGCACCGGATTGTCGCGCGCCTGCAACTCACGTACCGCGATCGACAGTTCCCACAACGGCCAGGGGGCGGGCGTGACGCGCGTCCGGGCCAGGTCGTCACCCGTGAAGTGGATCCGTAAGGGCATGCACGGATTCTTTCTGACCTGCGTCTTTCGGAGCACCCCGAATCAGGACGACTTCCGATCACCGCGCGACCAGAGTTGCTTCCGGGCACCCGGTGACACAGCGGACAAACGGGGCCCGCGTTCAGACCGTCCGTCAACCAAAGGGGACACCATGAACCACATCCGCCGAGCCGCCGTCGGCCTCTTGGCCGCTACCGCACTCGCGGGCGGCGCCGTCGCCACCGCCGCGCCTTCGGCCTCCGCCGCCACGCCGAAGACCGCCGCCGCATCGGCCATCCACGCCTCCTACGCGAACTGCGCCTGGATCAACGGGCTCGGCTTCTACTGCGGCAAGTACAGCGGCTCGGCCACCACGTCCTACGGTGACACCGGTGCCCGCGTCTATGAGCTCCAGTCCCTGCTGCACTTCTGGGGCATCGACCCGAAGGGGTACGACGGCATCTTCGGCGCCAACACCAGGTCGGCCGTGAGGGCCTTCCAAAGCGATCTCCTGCTGCCCGTCGACGGCATCGTCGGCCCCCACACCTGGTTCACCCTGCGCTACGGCTACCAGGACTGAGGTCGGGAGCAGGGAAGACGGGGGACGGGGGACGGGGGACGGGGGACGGGCACGGCGGCCATGAAGCCGCCGTGCCCCGCTGTCTGCTTGGCGCCGGAGGCGCGAGCGCGAGACGGCGGGAGTCAGCGGCGGGGCTCGGCCGCCGCGTAGGCGGCGAAGGCGGACCAAGCGGCGGGGCCGAAGGCGAGGGTGGGGCCGGCGGGGTCCTTGGAGTCGCGGACGTGGACGGTGCCGGGGCAGGCGGCGACCTCGACGCAGTCGCCACCCTCGGCGCCGCTGTGGCTGGACTTACGCCATTCGAGAGCGACTTCGAGGCACTCGCCGCCTGCACTGCCGCTGTAGCTGCTCTTGAACCATGCGAGTCCGGAGGTCATGGCTGCTCTCCCGCAATCTGCTCGATCAACTTCGCGGAATCCCTCGGGGTGAGGGCCTGTGACCGGATCATGCTATAGCGCATGTGCAGTTCGCTGACCTCGTCGCGGTCATCGATGAGCATGCTCCGCCCTTGGACCTCCAGGTAGGCCAGCAGGCGTCGTTGCGGAGTCTCCAGCAGCGTCATGGGGCCGTCGAGCCCGGCATGCCCGTCGTAGGACATCCGGATGACCTGGATCGTGGCATTGCGCTGCTTGCCGATTTCCAGCAGGTGTTCCAACTGCTGCTTATGTACGTCCGGTCCGCCCATCGGGCGGCGCAGCACCCACTCCTCGATGACGAACGCCGCCTGCACGGCCGGAGCCTTGGTGAGCACCGACTGCCGTGCGAGACGGGCCTGCACGCGGTGCTCGACCTCGTCCGTGTCCAGCACGGGGCAGTACGCACTGAGCACCACCCGCGCGTAGTCCTCCGTCTGCAACAGCCCGTGCAGAACCAGCGTGCTGTACGTGTACAAGCCGACAGCCTCCGCCTCCAACTCTGCGTACTCCTCGAACCATGAGGGGAAGTCGCCCCGCTCCAAGTGCTTGGCCGCGCGGGCCAGTACGTCCCCCGACCTGAGCAGCAGCTCTGCTTTCTCGATGAAGTCGGGGGGCGGCATGCGCTCGCCGCGCTCGATCTTGATCACCAGGGACCTGGAATAGCCGACGTGCGCGGCCAGATCCTCTGTTGAGACGCCCACGTGCCCCCGCATCGCGCGCAGCACCGTGCCGAACACCCGCATGCTGGCTGAGCCTTCGCTGTTGCCGCCGCCCTTGCCGGACACGGGCTCACCTCCCCGTCGCACACCGCGTACACGTGGGCGCTGAGACGTAGCCCAGTCTGACGCGTATTCAGGTCGTACCTGGTCAGGCTAGCCATGCGACGGGACTGTTGATGCCATGACGTCGGAATCTCCACCCGTAGCAGTGATGAAGGTCGTTGCGGAGCCCGCCCGTTTCGCCGCTGTGCGCGAGGCCGTTCGGGAACAGCTCAGAGCGTGGGGCCGTGAGGACCTCGTGGACGCGGCTGTGCTCTGTGCGACGGAGATACTGGCGAACGTCCACGACCACACGGATTCGCTCGACTGTGAGCTGACCATGGCGCCGCTTCCCGCCCCGGAGGCGGGCGTGCGGCTGGCGGTGAGCGACGGGTCGGCGGCGCTGTTGCCGGAACCGTCGGGGCCGCCGCCGGCGTGTGCGGAGAGGGGGCGGGGGCTGTTGCTGCTGGCGGGGACGGCGGAGCGGTGGGGCACGGTTCTGATGCCGGGCGGGGGTAAGCAGGTGTGGGTGGTGTTGCGGTGATCGGGGCGTGGAGCTGGCTGGAGGACACGGGGTTCGGGCCGGTCGCGTTTCTGCTGCTGGTGCCGCCGAGGTCGGAGGGGGAGGCGCTGGCGGAGGCGTTGGGGCTGGCGGAGCCGGGGGAGCGGTTGCCGGAGGTGGGGGAGCGGGTCGCTGTGCAGGGGCGGGACCGGGCGGCGCTGCACGGTGTGGACTTCCCGGTGAGCAGGCGGTGGGCCGCGTTCGTGGCGTCGGGTGGGCCGGTGGCGGTGCTGGTCGGGCTGGAACCGCTGCCTGCGCATGCGGCGCGCGGTGCGGTGGAGGCGTATGTCGCGGCCAACACGCTGGCGGGCAGCTTGCGGCTGGGGATCAGCCGGGCGGGGCCGCTGCCGGAGTCATGAACCGGCTCTTGTTCGGCTCAGGTGTTCAGCTCAGGGCGCCGAGCTGGTCCAGGAACCACTGCTGCGGCGGCAGCGCGGTCGCTGCGGCGGCCAGGCGTTTGCTGCGCTCGGCGCGTTCGTGGAACGGCAGGGAGAGGGCGTCGTGGAGGGCCTGGGCGGTGGCGCGCAGGTCGTAGGGGTTGATGACGAAGGAGTCGTCGCCCAGTTCCTCGTACGCGCCGGCTTCGCGGGACAGGACGAGGGCCACGCCCTCGTCGGAGACGACGGGGATTTCCTTGGCGACGAGGTTCATGCCGTCGCGGATGGGGTTGACGAGGGCGACGTCGGCGAGGCGGTAGGCGGCCAGGGAGCGGGCGAAGTCGTCCTTGACGTGCAGGATGACCGGTTGCCAGCCGGGGGTGGCGAATTCCTCGTTGATCTCCTCGGCGACCTGGCGGACCTCGTCGGTGTACTCGACGTAGACGGCGAGGTCGCCGCGCGAGGGGTAGGCGAAGGCGACGTGGACGACGCGGCCGTGCCACTCGGGGCGGTCGCGGAGCAGCTCGCCGTAGGCGAGGAGGCCGCGGACGATGTTCTTGGACAGCTCGGTGCGGTCGACGCGGACGATGACCTTGCGGTCGGGGCCGCCGACGGCTTCGCGCAGGGCGGCGAGGCGCTCCTCCACGTCGGGGCGGTGCGAGCGCTCCCGCAGGAAGTCGGCGTCGGCGCCGAGGCCGTGGACGCCGATGCGGGTGGTGCGGCCCTCGTGGGTGACGGTGACGGCGCCCTGGTCGCGGATGACGGAGGCGCCCAGGACGCGTTCGCAGCAGTCGGTGAAGGCGTCGGCCCAGCGGGTGGTGAGGAAGGCGGCGCGGTCGGCGCCGAGGATGCCGGTGAGGACCGCGGCGGCGACGTCGTCGGGCAGCAGGCGGTAGTAGTCCGGCGGTGCCCAGGGGGTGTGCGAGAAGTGGCCGATGCGCAGGTCGGGGCGGCGGGCGCGCAGCAGCTTCGGCACGAGGGCCAGGTGGTAGTCCTGCACGAGGACGGAGGCGCCGTCGGCGGCCTCCTCGGCGAGGGCGTCGGCGAAGGCGGCGTTGTAGGCCTCGTAGGCGGCCCACTCGCCGCGGAAGTCGGCGTCGAAGACGGGTTCGAGCGGGGTCTGGAAGAGCATGTGGTGCACGAACCACAGGACGGAGTTCGCGATGCCGTTGTAGGCGGCGGCGAAGGTGTCCG is part of the Streptomyces sp. NBC_01262 genome and harbors:
- the nagA gene encoding N-acetylglucosamine-6-phosphate deacetylase codes for the protein MAETSVLTGASVVLPAGIVEGGRITVAGATIAANDPVQASTLDLPGHWILPGFVDIHVHGGGGASFSSVRTQDILTVIDTHRRHGTTTMLASTVTGDLDDLARQAAFLSELAEQGDLAGVHFEGPFISPHRCGAHKPSLLRDPDPADVRKLLDASRGAARMVTLAPELPGGLDSVRLLAEQGVIAAVGHTDAAYEATLRAIDAGATVATHLFNAMPPLHHRDPGPIAALLEDERVTVELVNDGVHLHPSILELAFHRAGADRVAFITDAMDAAGFGDGNYLLGPMAVEVTDGVARLVDGGSIAGSTLTLDTAFKRAVTIDHLPVPDAVLALSANPARLLGAYDRIGSLEPGKDADLVVLDAQFDLVGVMRKGRWVVEPPAMP
- a CDS encoding carbohydrate-binding protein; translation: MTAGNNGTPDPGNDDPFAYLYRQEGADPGQTAATTPNAQQPRMYNQVRAVGDRRPAPQQPQQYGQPPQQAPQSGYGYPPQQPPQAPSQYATQQLPYDPDQQQGHRSGGHGGGGSRGHGGGPNSKGLLIGAIAVVAAVSIGIGVAMANGDSDADAGASATPSASAGTSGGSDSSSDPSASSSASATTGLGPVDAAAQTLSGGATKSSQYADALASGGQYVAYNSTQGATTTWTVDMPKAGEFRLYVRYANAEKDDAGVTTVVNGKAISYKMSLKNYGKEGDWTAWYKSYQTVNLTAGSNTIALTCGSGDSCHFNLDQVALTENKAEPDGW
- a CDS encoding SAM-dependent methyltransferase, with protein sequence MSDIDDWTGWQHATEQALYGPEGFFLRPEGPAGHFRTSVHASPHFATAVATLLAQVDESLGHPAELAFADVGAGRGELTAGVLAAVPAELAARLRPYAVEKAAPPAGLDTRITWTDRLPHGMRGLLFANEWLDNVPLDVAEADAEGVPRHVLVRPRDGAERLADPVGGEDAAWLERWWPIAGAPGARAELGRPRDAAWAAAAGSLDAGLAVAVDYAHERPSRPPYGTLTGFRDGREVPPVPDGSCDITAHVALDACAVAAGGGTLATQREALRGLGVTGARPPLALASSDPAAYVRALAAASGAAELTDPAGLGAFMWLSCPRPLDPPAPPAAPPYGRTRGAASPG
- a CDS encoding HelD family protein; the protein is MNDDELRGEQEFVYLLHARLADLRERAEVACRQALGQGVSGLQARLERDVMVAEMAGLVAAFDAGENGLCFGRLVFRDGQDHHIGRIGMRADDEDRTPLVVDWRAEMARPFYLATGHTPMGLRRRRHIATQGRKVTALHDEILDLTDTVRTGYESADADEVLFASLGAARTGRMRDIVQTIQAEQDRIIRAPHPGVLVVEGGPGTGKTVVALHRAAYLLYAQRELLARRAVLVVGPNPAFMGYIGEVLPSLGETGVLMLTPGELYPGVTATGTDTAEAARVKGGAEMAEALAAYLREQQTVPDPAWVIDHEDGELVLDSEIAEKARQAARDTLLPHNLAKPHFAFQVLDALTAQLADRLGHDPYGGPNLLGADDVALLGTAIAASEEVREAVDALWPVLTPEELVAGFLADTDCESIRRVDGEWTAADVPLLDEAAELLGADDSAARAAAEGRRQQEIAFAQGVLDLSYGSRTHDFEDLDEEDSEVLAAHDLIDAEGLADRQEEADHRTAAQRAADDRTWAFGHIVVDEAQELSAMAWRLLMRRCPTRSMTLVGDPAQTAEPGGVGAWAAALEPYVGDRWDHVRLGVNYRTPAAVMELAARVLRASDPAFEDFEPPRSIRSTAERPWVRRTDDLPRGVAAAVAGAAAAGGRLAVIAPPARLAALARALPGASAGPRPDLTNPVVLLGPRQAKGLEFDTVIVAEPGEFGPSDLYVALTRATQRLGCVHTGALPAGLADQADVDSSAT
- a CDS encoding ArsR/SmtB family transcription factor, with the translated sequence MPLRIHFTGDDLARTRVTPAPWPLWELSIAVRELQARDNPVRLGAWRRQVLPGLPPQVRGLFQVMPQRGVIPDILSPPVGGNVNVLLDQVRSTPAGELRRQFEALPAAQASAATRLLLSDRKAPVRLAGLLGEVYERALLPYWTDITRIADADRAARSKDLLHGGVERLLSGLFPPRIRWRPPVLEIDMMSGTDADVHLHGRGLLLAPSPFLVTASIIDVDAAPQPVLAYPAHHDPARLLGATAVNGGRTSLVKLLGRTRAAVLHTIAERPGCTTTELASTAGISPASASEHAGVLRGAGLITARRHRNTMLHVISPIGMALLNA
- a CDS encoding peptidoglycan-binding domain-containing protein, which translates into the protein MNHIRRAAVGLLAATALAGGAVATAAPSASAATPKTAAASAIHASYANCAWINGLGFYCGKYSGSATTSYGDTGARVYELQSLLHFWGIDPKGYDGIFGANTRSAVRAFQSDLLLPVDGIVGPHTWFTLRYGYQD
- a CDS encoding DUF397 domain-containing protein, translating into MTSGLAWFKSSYSGSAGGECLEVALEWRKSSHSGAEGGDCVEVAACPGTVHVRDSKDPAGPTLAFGPAAWSAFAAYAAAEPRR
- a CDS encoding helix-turn-helix domain-containing protein — encoded protein: MSGKGGGNSEGSASMRVFGTVLRAMRGHVGVSTEDLAAHVGYSRSLVIKIERGERMPPPDFIEKAELLLRSGDVLARAAKHLERGDFPSWFEEYAELEAEAVGLYTYSTLVLHGLLQTEDYARVVLSAYCPVLDTDEVEHRVQARLARQSVLTKAPAVQAAFVIEEWVLRRPMGGPDVHKQQLEHLLEIGKQRNATIQVIRMSYDGHAGLDGPMTLLETPQRRLLAYLEVQGRSMLIDDRDEVSELHMRYSMIRSQALTPRDSAKLIEQIAGEQP
- a CDS encoding ATP-binding protein; translated protein: MTSESPPVAVMKVVAEPARFAAVREAVREQLRAWGREDLVDAAVLCATEILANVHDHTDSLDCELTMAPLPAPEAGVRLAVSDGSAALLPEPSGPPPACAERGRGLLLLAGTAERWGTVLMPGGGKQVWVVLR
- a CDS encoding alpha,alpha-trehalose-phosphate synthase (UDP-forming), translated to MVAATHAARVLVASNRGPVSYALHREDASLTAKRGGGGLVSGLSAIGPDADAVWVCAALGDGDREAVRRAERGRLDPADSGGQHVRMLDIDPDTFAAAYNGIANSVLWFVHHMLFQTPLEPVFDADFRGEWAAYEAYNAAFADALAEEAADGASVLVQDYHLALVPKLLRARRPDLRIGHFSHTPWAPPDYYRLLPDDVAAAVLTGILGADRAAFLTTRWADAFTDCCERVLGASVIRDQGAVTVTHEGRTTRIGVHGLGADADFLRERSHRPDVEERLAALREAVGGPDRKVIVRVDRTELSKNIVRGLLAYGELLRDRPEWHGRVVHVAFAYPSRGDLAVYVEYTDEVRQVAEEINEEFATPGWQPVILHVKDDFARSLAAYRLADVALVNPIRDGMNLVAKEIPVVSDEGVALVLSREAGAYEELGDDSFVINPYDLRATAQALHDALSLPFHERAERSKRLAAAATALPPQQWFLDQLGALS